A window of Thermoproteus sp. genomic DNA:
TTGTCGGCCCAAAAGGCCGCAGGGTTTTCCTCAGCCAATGCGACCATCTTTTTGATTCTGTCTAGCGAATAGAGTTTTGCCGGCATATAGCATATATAGAAAATATATTTAAATTTTCTTTAAAGTTTACTTATATATATTTAGTTATGTCCAGAAATAAATATTTATATAGAAAATAAAAAAGAATAATAATCAGCCAGAAATTTATAAGAATTAACAAAGAATATTAAATGAATATATCAATTATTTTATAAATAGGTTGATCAATAGTTAAAAATTTAAATTATAATTATGATTTAAGTCCGACCGCCCTCCTTATCTCCTCCACGGCGCTCGGGTTCTCAAGCGCCGAGAGGTCACCGGGATTTCTGCCGGTCAAGACAGCTCTTATGACCCTCCTCATGATCTTCGCATTGCGGGTCTTCGGCAGTTGCGACACGAAGTACACCTCTTCGACTGCGCCGAAGGCTTTGCCCAGAGCCTTTTCGCTTAGCGAAATGAGCTCCTTTTTGAGCTCGTCGCTGGGCTGGTAGCCGGGTTTGAGGACCACGAAGGCCACAGGCACCTCGCCCTTTATGGGGTCGGGCTTGCCGACTACGGCGGACTCCGCCACGGCCGGATGGGAATTCAAGACAGTCTCTATCTCGGCAGGGCCCACGCGCTTCCCGGCGACCTTGATGGTGTCGTCGGCCCTCCCCACTATGTAGAAGTAGCCCTCTTCGTCCACCATGGCGGCGTCTCCGTGGGCCCAAACGCCGGGCCACTTCGACCAGTAGGTCTCGAGGTAGCGCTGGGGGTCGCGCCAGAAGCCCCTCGTCATGCCGGGCCAGACCGAAAGGACTACCAGCTCGCCCTCGACGCCCGGCGGGGCCGGCCTTCCGTCTTCCGTATATACAGCGGCCTTTATGCCAGGCGACGCCCCGTTGAAGGAGCTGGGCTTTATGGGCTTGACGACGTAACAGCCCAGTATGCCGCCGGAGATCTCGGTGCCGCCCGAGTAGTTTATTATGGGCACCCTCTCTCTCCCCGCCCTGTGGAGCCAAAGCCAGCTCTCCACGTCTATGGGCTCCCCCGTGTTTCCGAACGCCTTGAGGGAGTCCACCTGGCCCCCCTCGGGGGCCGCCCCTATGGAGCGGAGGTGCCTAGTGAGCGTCGCCGCGAGGCCCAAGACGTTCACCTTGAACTCCTCCACGAAGCGCCATAGCCTCTCCTTGGGGTAGTCCGGCGCGCCCTCAAAGAAGGCCATGGAGCCCCTTAGTAGGTACGCCGCGAAGACCATCCAGGGCCCCATCATCCAGCCCATGTCGGTCACCCAAGTGAGAGTCTCGCCGCGCTTTAGGTCGAACTGGAAGTAAACGTCAGCGGCCGCCTTTATGGGAAATCCGTCGTGGGCGTGGACCGTGCCTTTAGGCCTCCCCGTGGTGCCCGAGGTATATATTATCATGGCGGGATCCTCGGACTCGGTCCTCTCCATGTGGTCTCCGCCAGACCTAAACACCTCCCTCAAGTCGACTCTGTCCCTGACCTCCTTGGCCCTCGAATGCACCACCACCTGTCTAACCGATTTCGAGAGGCCAGCCTCGAGCTCAGACAACATGTCGACCTCCTTGCCTCTACGGTAGGACACGTCGGAGGCGAAGACGAATTTGGCCTCGCTGTCCTCCAGTCTGACCCTAATGGCCTCCCTGCCGAACCCGCTAAAGAGAGGCACAAAGATCCCGCCGGCCCTAATGATGCCCAAAACTACAGGCACTATCTCGGGGACCATGGGCATGTATACGGCCACCCTATCGCCCTTCTCAAGCCCACTTCTTTTAAGCCAAGACGCCACGGCTCTTGCCTTGTAGAGGACCTCGGCGTAGCTCCAGACAGCCTTGGAGCCGTCTTCGCCCTCCCACTTCACCAGGGGGGCCGGCGAGTCCTCGAGCTGGTCCGCTATGTTGAGCCTACCGCCCACAAACCACTTGGGCCACTGGACCCCGCGGGAGAGGTCGAGGACCTTCTGGTAGCCCTCGGCCCATTTGAGCTTCAACACCTCGCGCTCGAAGGACTTCCAGAACTCCTCCGGTCTATCGTATGTATAGGCTATGAAGTCGTCAAGGCTCCTGAGGCCATATGTAGACATATATCTAGCTACATTAGACTCCTCTAGGTGGGTCCTCTCGGGTCTCCATATATTCATAGACATACACTTTTTGTGGAAATTAAATTTATACTAATATGCCCGCCGGCCCCTTCAAGGCGGCGTGAAGGCCGAGCGAGCCCCCTTTAGAGCCCCGGTGTATCAGCTCCTCCGCGGGGATCCGCCAGAGAAGCCGCGCACAGATGGGCAATGTCGCTGTCGTACGGCTAGACTTCGAAAAGCGCGTTGTGTTCGCCGAGCCGTGGTGCCCGGCCGCCCTTGAGGAAGAGAGGCGCCACTAAGTCCTGCAAGTCGACGCACCTGGAGGCCTCCAGTAGATCTCTCATCTCGGATAGAGGCACGTCGAGCTCCTCGGCTCTGTGCAGTAGCTCCTTGCAGTCCTTGGCCGATACTTCCCTCTCCACTTCTCCCACGGCCGAGGGGTCGTACATACGGCCCTCTAGGTCCCTCCTTCCTATGAGCTCGCAGAAGCGCCGCCAGAACTTCTCCTCGACGGCGCCTAGGGCCACCTTGCCGCCCCTACAGCCGTAGACGTTGTAGAAGGGGTAGCGGCCCGTGAGGAGGACGTCGCCTCTATCTCTCAACTGGGCGAAGTTCAGTAGGTTCAACATATAGGCGGCCGATTCCATGGGGACCTCCACGTAGCCGGAACGGCCGGTGGCTACTGCCGCCGCCACTGCGAAGGCCGCCATAAGGCCGGACGCCACATCGACGCATTGAGGCACGATGGGCCTCCCCTCCAAGAGGCCTGCGACCGCCGCGAAGTTCAGGTCGTGGCCGGGGAGGTCCGAGTCCTTGTAGCTGGTAATCGCCACGTATAGCAAATTGGGGTTTATAGAGCTCAGAGCCTCGTAGGAGACGCCGAGCCTCTCCGCGGAGGCCCTCCTAAAGCTGGAGATGACCGCCCGGGCCCCCTCCACTATCCTGTAGAGCTTCTTCCTATCCTCTTCCCTCTTTAAGTCCAGGACGACGCTGTACTTCCCTGCGTTCAACGCCTCGAATAGCGAGGGTATATAGTGCCGCATGGGGTCGCCGCCGGGCGGCTCTATTTTGACCACCTCGAAGCCCCAGCCAGCGAGAAGCCTCCCCGCCAGAGGGCCGGGGTAGAGCTGGGCCAGCTCCACTACTCTATACTTCTCCATGCCTCTATCAGCTCCTGCGGGCATTTAGTCGACTTAAGCCTCCCGCCCTCGTTCTCCACACATACCGCCACGATATAGCCCTCAGCCGACAGGAGGCCTGTAGTCTCGTTGTATATCTCGAAGCCGTATTTGACGGCCTTCTCCTTCAGCTCCAACGGCCTCAAGACGACTCTGGCCAGATCGCCCCTCCTCAAAGGCGACTTGAAGACCGCATGGGCCTCAACTCTGGGCAACCTGCTGTGGGCCTCCAACACGCCCTTGGAGCGGTAGAACTCCTCCTCGGCGTGTTCCACCAGAGTGAAGAACTCCGAAAAGTGGGCTATCCCCGCCGCGTCGGTTTGGGACCAGTAGAGGTAGAACCGCGCCTCGAAGGGCATATTGATGCCTCTCCCCATTTTTAATATAAACCCGCCTAGAGCCTACGCGCGCATCCGGTCACCGAGGCGACGTGGCTCTGTCCAGCTCCTGGAAGTCCACCAGGCCCTCCGCCGTCCCGCCCCTGGCGAAGACGAGGTAGTGCCGCCTCCGCCGGCCTACATCCACCCTCTGGGCTCTCTCCACGAGGTCCTCAAAGTCGCGCCTGTCGGCCCTCCCCCACTTCACCTCGGCGAATAGGGCGTTCTCCTCGTCCAGCGCCACCACGTCTATCTGGGCGTCGCCGCGCCACCACTGGCCGACATACTTAGGCCTAAAGGGCAGTTTGACGGCCCCCGTCGAGATGAGGTCTCTGACCAGCTCCTCGAACACCAAGCCGTAGTGTTGCTCCAGCCTCTGGCCCTCCCTACGGAGGACCTCCTCGGCGAGGCCCAGCTCCAGCTCTCCCCTATTGGGGAGGACGAATTTAAGCCAGAACCACATGTAGTTGTCGGCGATCGCGTAGGCCCCCTTCCGCCTCTGCCCGTAGGGCACCACATGTTTGACGAGGCCTAGAGACTCGAGGACCGAGAGGTACTTCATCAAATTGCCCTTGTCCAGCCCCGCCGCGCTGGAGAGCTTCCCCACGGTGGTGTAGCCGAGGGCGATGTACTTCAACACTGTGAGGTAGGTCGAGGGCTCTCTGAGCTCCTCCCTAAGGAGGAAATAGCCCTCGTCGTACAGCAACCTCCCCTTGGCGAAGACGGCATCCCTTATGTTCTCCTCCGGCGTCTTGGAGTCGTCCAGCTCCTTTAGGTAGAGGGGCACTCCCCCAGCCACCGCCCAGGCCTTGACGGCGTCCTCGAAGCCGTAGCGCGGGAGGAGGGCTCTGGTCCAGCGGAAGTCCAGAGGCCTCACCTCCCAGCTCCCCGTACGCCTACCGTATAGGGGGGACTTCCTGCCCAACACCTCCACCTCTATGGTGGACACCGTAGAGCCGCAGAGGACCAGAAATGTGGGCTTCTTAGAGAGGAACTCGTCCCACGCCCTCTGCAGATCCGAAAGGACCCCCGCGTCGAGCTCCACCAGGTAGCCGAATTCGTCCACGACGAGACAAGGCCTCTCTACCTCCTCCCAGTAGTACCTAAGGAGCTCGCCCAGCGATGAGACCTCCAGCCTCTCGAAGTACTTCCTCCCAGTGGCCTCGGCGAGGCGGCGCCTAAGCTCGGCCAAGTTGTCCCTCAAAGAGGTCCGCGCCGCCAGGAAGTAGACACAGGGCTTGCCCTCTATAAACCGCCTCAACAGCTCCGTCTTCCCGACTCTCCTCCTGCCGTATACGACGATGAGGTGGGGCTTGCCCTCGGCGTACCTCTCCTCGAGGAACTTCAATTCGCGCTCCCTATCGACAAATATACGTTCCACAAGAATAATACTTTAGATACATAAATCTTGCACCGGGCGGCAACTATTTAATTAAGGCCCATTAAGGGCCATGACGCGGCTCTTCGTGTTGTGCCTCGACGGTATGCCCATCGAGGCCTTCGAGAGGCTACGAGACGAGATGCCCAATATAGCCGAGATAGCGGATAGAGGCGTCTGGGGCGCCATGAGGGCCGTCGACCCACCCATAACCGTGCCCGCCTGGGCCTCTATGTTCACCGGCAGAGACCCAGGCCAGTTGGGCATATACGGCTTCCGCCACATGAGGCGCGGCTCCTACGAGGGCTACGTGGTGACCAGCCGCGAGTTGAAAGAGCAGTACGTCTGGGAAAGGAGGGGCTTGAAGTCGGTGGTGGTGGGGCTACCGCCCGGATATCCGCCCAGGAGGTATGGCGTATGGATAAGCGACTTCTTGACGCCGAAAGGCAGGCCCTGGGCCCACCCGCCGGAGCTCATGGAGAAGTTCCCGGGCTACATCTTCGACGTGGAATACCGCACGGACAGAAAGGACGAGGCGTACAGAGCCCTCGTGGAGATGACGAAATATCGGTTCGAGGTCGCCGAGAGGCTTATGGAGCTCGATTGGGACATCTTCGTGCTACACGAGATCGGGACCGACAGGGCCCACCACCTCTTCCAGAAGTACTGGGACCCCGAACATCCCGCCTACGAGCCCGGCAACCCCCACGAGGACAAAATACCTAAGTACTACAGGCTGGTAGACGAGCTGGCCGGCCGCCTCTTCGAGAAGTTGAAGGACGCCGAGGTCCTAGTCATCTCCGACCACGGAAACCAGGCCCAAAGGGGCGTCTTGGCCCTAAACGAGCTCCTCCGCCAGTGGGGCCTCCTGGAGTACTCGAGGGAGCCCAAAAGGGGCGAGGACATAGAGGCGGTAGTGGACTGGCGTAGGACGAAGGCGGTCGCCTGGGGCGGCTACTACGCGAGGATCTTCCTAAACACGACAGACAGACCCCAGGGGATAGTGGATAGGGAGGAGGCCGAAGACCTAAAGCGCGAGCTGAAGCGGAAGCTCAAATCCCTAAAGGCCCCCTGGGGCCATATAGTCAATGCCGTATACGAGCCCCGCGAGCTCTACAGGGCGCTCGAAGGCGACTACCCCGACCTCATGGCCTACTTCGACGCAGTTAGGGTTAGGCCAGTTCAGACTGTCGGCTACGACTCCATATGGCTTGAGGGAAACGACAGAGGGCCCGATGACTCCCTCCACAGCTTCAACGGCTTCTACGCGGCCACTTGGGGCGACGCAAAGAAGAAAGACATACACGCCCTAGACGTCGCGAAGATCCTAGAGGAGGCGTTGTGAAGTGGACCGGCCGGGATTCGAACCCGGGATCTCCCGCGCGCGAGGCCTGCGCGGCGCTTACCCCACACGGGGTCGCGCCTGGGCGTCCTTCCGCTAGACTACCGGCCCGCCTTGAAGTATATTGCAATTTATAAGCTTAACGCCGAAGCATCGAGGAAAGACATATATCCGGCCGCCTCGGCCTCTACGTGATGACGATTCCACGTCTCGAGGCGTGAAGAGGCCTTCGAAGGCTGAGTTTTAAAGAGGGATGTGCCTCCAAAATTTAAATATGTGACCCATGGCGCCTAAATGCTTAAAGCCGCTTTGTTCTCGGGGGGCAAGGACAGTGTCTACGCCGCGTTGACGCAATGGCCTGTGGACCTATTCGTGACTTTCATCTACGAGTTCCCGCGTCCGTCTCCCCACCTCATCAACTTGCATAAGGCCGTGGAGCTCGCGGGGGCCTTGGGGGTCCCCCTCGCCTTGCTCAAAGTGGATAGGGGGAAGGAGTTTCAGCAGGAGGCGGAATTCCTCAGGCGGCTGGGCGTAGACGTAATTGTGGCGGGGGACCAGGCTGTGGAGGAACATTTGAGGTATATGGAGAGGCTGGCGGGGGAGGTCGGGGCGTCCCTCAAGGAGCCGCTCTGGGGGCTGGACCCGGTCGAGGTCTTGGCGAGGGAGCTGGAGGAGTTGGAGTTCTTGGTGGTGGGGGCCCGCGAGCTGGAGGCCGTCTGCGACTACGTCGACAGACGCGCCGCGCCCTCCTTCTTGGAGAAGGCGAGGAGGCTCGGCTTCGACCCCATAGGCGAGCGGGGCGAGTACCACAGCCTGACGGTGAAGGTCAGGCGGCTAGGCGCCTCTATATCCTATCGTTGTCTCGACGTCAAGAGGCATCAAGACTACTATATAGCCCTAGTGGCATGAGCCTCCCCGAGCTGTTGGTCAGGGCCGCCGCCGAGGCGAAGTGCGACGGCGTTTTGCTCTCAGGCGGCCTCGACTCCACGACGGTGGCCTGGGCTCTAGTGAAGGCCGGCCTCAAGCCGGTGGCCTTCAACGCGCAGTACGCCCCGGCCCCGGGGACCGACGTGCCGTACCTCTTGGAGGCCGCCAGGGCCTTGAGGCTGAGGGCTGTGATATATTGGGCTGACGAGGAGGAGGCCGTGAGGGCCGCGGAGGAGGTCGTGGGGATACTCAAGGTCTTCAACCCCATGGAGGTGGTCAACTGCGCGGCCGCATATCTGGCCATGAGGGCCGCGGCGGACTTCGGCGTGAGGAAGATCTGCACAGGCGACGGCGGGGACGAACTCTTCGCGGGCTACAGCTATATGCACAAGATGGCCCCGAGGGAGCTGGACGAATATATAAGGCGGCTGGCCGAGAGCTGGTACTTCTGCGCCTTCGACGTGGGGAGGGCCTTGGGCCTCGGGGTGGCGGCGCCATATCTACATCCGGCGGTGGTCCGATATGCCCTCTCGATACCCGCCGAGGAGAAAGTGAGGGAGGGAGTAGGGAAGTACGTAGTGAGGAGGCAGTTCGAGGGGCTCCTCCCGCGGGAGATAGTCTGGAGGAGGAAAGACCCCCTCGAGGTGGGCAGCGGCTTCTCGGCGCTCTACGACGTGTTGGCCAAAAGGGCGGAGGGCTATACGGCCGACATACCGGTCTCGGGGGCGGCCAAGTACCTATACAAGACCTTCAGAGAGCGGGGCCTTTCGTACCCCAGAGACTCAGAGTCGCCGTGCCCCATATGCGGCTACAGGCTGAGGGGGAACTACTGCCCCATGTGCGGGCATTACGCCGGCCCCTAATGGCGACAAGTGTTTTTATTTGGGCTTTGTTGTTTTTGTGGGCCTTAGTGTTGAGGAGAAGAAGAGGTTTCTCAAGGCTTTGGAGGAGGATGAGGAGTTCCGACTCGCCGTAGCAGGCCTTCTGGGCCTCCGGGAAGTCCTCGAGGAGATCAGAAAGCTCAGAGAGGACTTCAATAGGTATATCGCCGAAAGCGAAAAACGCTGGGAGGAAAACGAAAAGAGATGGGAGGAGAACGAGAGGCGTTGGCAAGAAAATGAAAAGCGGTGGGAAGAAAATTGGAGGCGGTGGGAAGAGAATGAAAGGAGGTGGGAGGAAAATTGGCGCCGTTGGGAGGAAAACGAGAGGAGATGGCAGGAAAACGAAAGGCGCTGGCAGGAGAACTTCAGACGTTGGGAGGAGAACGAGAGGCGTTGGCAGGAGGCCTTTAACGAGTTCAGGTGGCTCCGGGCGGCCCTCACGGAAATTCGCGACGCCTTGGGCGGCGGCTTTGAGTACTATAGCGCCAGGGTGGTCTCCCTTATGCTTAGGGAGAGGGGCGTGGAGTGCGACGTTAGGGTCAACGTGACTCTGCCCGTCGACGGCTTTAAGGAGGTGGACCTCATATGCTACGAGCCTCTAGTCGTCGGCGAGGTCTCGGTGGCGGCTAGGACTATGGAGGAGGCCATAGGCCTCTTGGAGCAGTTGAGGAGGTCCGTAGAGGCCGCCGAGAAGTTCACAAACAGGAAGACGTACCTAAAGGTCCTCTCGGTGGAGTTCGCGCCGGCCGACATCGCGGAGTACCTACAGAAGGCGGCCGAGGCCGAAGGCATCTACCTCATATTGGGGAGGAAGTACTAATTCCGTCACCCCCTAATGGAGTAGACTCTCAGCCCGCCGGCCCTCTTGGCCTCCACAAGGCCCGCCCTCCTCAAGGCGCTCAACGCGTACTCGACCGTTCTGAGGGGGAGGCCTGTCAGCTCGGCTAGAGCTCTCGCCGTGAGGGGCCCCCTCTCCTCTAGGACCTTATAGACGTACCTCATAGAGGGCGAGAGCCTCGGCGCGGGCTCTGCGTTGGCCCTAACGGCTATGGGCCTTAGGAGGCGGGCGGTGGAGCCGGCCCAGATCTTAGCCTTCCCCTCGGCCAGAGGGGTCCTTATGCGGCCGTCGGCGATCAGCTCCGGCAGGAATCTAGACTTGACGTCCAGTATCTCTATCCTCTTCTTGAGGGGCACCACGTAGGGCGGCCTCCTCGCGGTCGAGTTGACGGGCACGATCTCCAAGACCTCGGCGTCTGGGTCTATTACGGAGCCCCCGGCCGATCTGGCATATGCAGAAGAGCCGAGCGGCGTCGAGACCAAGACGCCGTCAGCCACGTCGCTGAAGGCCAGAAGGCCGTCGACCACGACTCTATACGACATCAAGGCCGCCGACCTCCTAGGGAACACCGCCACCTCGTTGACGGCCTTGACGAGAACCCCGCCGACCTCGGCGTGTAGCCTCGGTATTTTCATCACGGCGCATTCGGCTCTGGCCGCCACGATGGGGAACAAGTCCTCCGAGGCGAAAGCCAGCTCGGCGTCTACGCCTCTAGGCGATATGCCCACCACCACCTCATCTCTATTCCTCAAGGCCTCTAAGATGTCTCTATCCGTGCCGTAGACCAAGACGAACTCGGCGTCGTCTCTAACCGATATCCCGAACCTCTCCGCCACCCTCCTGGCCTCGGCCGTGTGGGCCCTCACGGCCTCGAAACACATAGCAGAACTGCACAGCTCTATATAACGTTATTCGCAGAGCTTTAGGCTCAACGCGTCCTCCACCAACTTCTCGACGGGCCACCGCTTATAGTCGTCCGTCACTGCCCTTATCCCCCTCGCCTTGCTGTAGGCCTCGGCCCTGCTGGCCCCCTCCCTAACCATCCTATTCATATGGAACTCCGTGAGGATGTAGGGCAGGGCGCGCCCCAAGTTCTCCCGTATCCTCTCCTCGTCTATATGGACGTTCTGGAGGACCCGCCTGGCCCCCTCCAGTATTTCGTCTACGGCCAGGAAGGCCTCGGGAATCCACACCCTCTCGTTGGCCGAATTGGTGAGGTCCCTCTCGTGCCAAAGCGCCACGTTCTCCAACGCGACGTCGACCAGAGCCCGGACGTATCTGGCGAGGCTCACGACGCGCTCGGAGGTCGTGGGGTTGGCCTTGTGGGGCATGGCGCTAGACCCCCCGCCGCGCTCTATGACCTCCCCAATCTCGGGCCTCGAGAGCTCCCTCACTTCTACGGCCAGCCTCTCGAAGACCGAGGCCAGCAGGGCGAGGGAGAAGGCGAGGATGGCGAAGGACTCGCGGGGAGCCACCTGCGTGGAGATGGGGTGGTAGGACAGGCCGAGCCTCTTGGCCACCAGCTCCCTCAGCCGAGGCCCCAGCTCGCCCCACGCCGCCATGGTGCCCACTGCCCCGCCTATCTTAGCCTTGATCAACTCCTCCGCGAGGGACAACTGCCGACATGCGATATAGAGCTCGTAGTAGTAGTTGGCGAACTTAAAGCCGAGGGTAATCGGCTCGGCCCACTGGCCGTGAGTCCTCCCCACCATCTCCAGCCCCTTGTACCTATCGGCGAGGCCCGCCAGAAGCGACCCGACCTCACGCGCCTTTCGTTTAATCACGCCGAGGGCCCTCCCTATCAGTAAGGCCCACGCCGTATCGATCACGTCGTTGGAGGTGGCGCCGTAGTGGACAAAACGACAGCCACTCCGCTCCTCCAATAGGGACACCAAGCTCAATATGTCGTGGCCCGTCTTCCTCTCCAGCTCATAGACCTCTTCAGGCTTCACGCGGGCCCGCCCAACGGCCTCACAACAGCCCCGCTCCGCCACGCCCAACTCCTCCAACGCGCAGACTAACGCCCGCTCGACCTCCAGATAGGTCTCCACAAAGGACTTAGGCGTGAAGAGCGCCCTCACTTCCTGCGTCCCGTAGCGCCAATCGAAAGGCGATATCATACACTACAGTATTCAAAAGATTATAAATTTCGCGTCAAGGCCCCACAAGAGACAATTAAGGAAT
This region includes:
- a CDS encoding AMP-binding protein; protein product: MNIWRPERTHLEESNVARYMSTYGLRSLDDFIAYTYDRPEEFWKSFEREVLKLKWAEGYQKVLDLSRGVQWPKWFVGGRLNIADQLEDSPAPLVKWEGEDGSKAVWSYAEVLYKARAVASWLKRSGLEKGDRVAVYMPMVPEIVPVVLGIIRAGGIFVPLFSGFGREAIRVRLEDSEAKFVFASDVSYRRGKEVDMLSELEAGLSKSVRQVVVHSRAKEVRDRVDLREVFRSGGDHMERTESEDPAMIIYTSGTTGRPKGTVHAHDGFPIKAAADVYFQFDLKRGETLTWVTDMGWMMGPWMVFAAYLLRGSMAFFEGAPDYPKERLWRFVEEFKVNVLGLAATLTRHLRSIGAAPEGGQVDSLKAFGNTGEPIDVESWLWLHRAGRERVPIINYSGGTEISGGILGCYVVKPIKPSSFNGASPGIKAAVYTEDGRPAPPGVEGELVVLSVWPGMTRGFWRDPQRYLETYWSKWPGVWAHGDAAMVDEEGYFYIVGRADDTIKVAGKRVGPAEIETVLNSHPAVAESAVVGKPDPIKGEVPVAFVVLKPGYQPSDELKKELISLSEKALGKAFGAVEEVYFVSQLPKTRNAKIMRRVIRAVLTGRNPGDLSALENPSAVEEIRRAVGLKS
- a CDS encoding CaiB/BaiF CoA-transferase family protein — protein: MEKYRVVELAQLYPGPLAGRLLAGWGFEVVKIEPPGGDPMRHYIPSLFEALNAGKYSVVLDLKREEDRKKLYRIVEGARAVISSFRRASAERLGVSYEALSSINPNLLYVAITSYKDSDLPGHDLNFAAVAGLLEGRPIVPQCVDVASGLMAAFAVAAAVATGRSGYVEVPMESAAYMLNLLNFAQLRDRGDVLLTGRYPFYNVYGCRGGKVALGAVEEKFWRRFCELIGRRDLEGRMYDPSAVGEVEREVSAKDCKELLHRAEELDVPLSEMRDLLEASRCVDLQDLVAPLFLKGGRAPRLGEHNALFEV
- a CDS encoding thioesterase family protein codes for the protein MPFEARFYLYWSQTDAAGIAHFSEFFTLVEHAEEEFYRSKGVLEAHSRLPRVEAHAVFKSPLRRGDLARVVLRPLELKEKAVKYGFEIYNETTGLLSAEGYIVAVCVENEGGRLKSTKCPQELIEAWRSIE
- a CDS encoding ATP-binding protein, with translation MERIFVDRERELKFLEERYAEGKPHLIVVYGRRRVGKTELLRRFIEGKPCVYFLAARTSLRDNLAELRRRLAEATGRKYFERLEVSSLGELLRYYWEEVERPCLVVDEFGYLVELDAGVLSDLQRAWDEFLSKKPTFLVLCGSTVSTIEVEVLGRKSPLYGRRTGSWEVRPLDFRWTRALLPRYGFEDAVKAWAVAGGVPLYLKELDDSKTPEENIRDAVFAKGRLLYDEGYFLLREELREPSTYLTVLKYIALGYTTVGKLSSAAGLDKGNLMKYLSVLESLGLVKHVVPYGQRRKGAYAIADNYMWFWLKFVLPNRGELELGLAEEVLRREGQRLEQHYGLVFEELVRDLISTGAVKLPFRPKYVGQWWRGDAQIDVVALDEENALFAEVKWGRADRRDFEDLVERAQRVDVGRRRRHYLVFARGGTAEGLVDFQELDRATSPR
- a CDS encoding alkaline phosphatase family protein, which codes for MTRLFVLCLDGMPIEAFERLRDEMPNIAEIADRGVWGAMRAVDPPITVPAWASMFTGRDPGQLGIYGFRHMRRGSYEGYVVTSRELKEQYVWERRGLKSVVVGLPPGYPPRRYGVWISDFLTPKGRPWAHPPELMEKFPGYIFDVEYRTDRKDEAYRALVEMTKYRFEVAERLMELDWDIFVLHEIGTDRAHHLFQKYWDPEHPAYEPGNPHEDKIPKYYRLVDELAGRLFEKLKDAEVLVISDHGNQAQRGVLALNELLRQWGLLEYSREPKRGEDIEAVVDWRRTKAVAWGGYYARIFLNTTDRPQGIVDREEAEDLKRELKRKLKSLKAPWGHIVNAVYEPRELYRALEGDYPDLMAYFDAVRVRPVQTVGYDSIWLEGNDRGPDDSLHSFNGFYAATWGDAKKKDIHALDVAKILEEAL
- a CDS encoding ATPase, with the translated sequence MLKAALFSGGKDSVYAALTQWPVDLFVTFIYEFPRPSPHLINLHKAVELAGALGVPLALLKVDRGKEFQQEAEFLRRLGVDVIVAGDQAVEEHLRYMERLAGEVGASLKEPLWGLDPVEVLARELEELEFLVVGARELEAVCDYVDRRAAPSFLEKARRLGFDPIGERGEYHSLTVKVRRLGASISYRCLDVKRHQDYYIALVA
- a CDS encoding asparagine synthase-related protein, translated to MSLPELLVRAAAEAKCDGVLLSGGLDSTTVAWALVKAGLKPVAFNAQYAPAPGTDVPYLLEAARALRLRAVIYWADEEEAVRAAEEVVGILKVFNPMEVVNCAAAYLAMRAAADFGVRKICTGDGGDELFAGYSYMHKMAPRELDEYIRRLAESWYFCAFDVGRALGLGVAAPYLHPAVVRYALSIPAEEKVREGVGKYVVRRQFEGLLPREIVWRRKDPLEVGSGFSALYDVLAKRAEGYTADIPVSGAAKYLYKTFRERGLSYPRDSESPCPICGYRLRGNYCPMCGHYAGP
- a CDS encoding winged helix-turn-helix transcriptional regulator, producing MCFEAVRAHTAEARRVAERFGISVRDDAEFVLVYGTDRDILEALRNRDEVVVGISPRGVDAELAFASEDLFPIVAARAECAVMKIPRLHAEVGGVLVKAVNEVAVFPRRSAALMSYRVVVDGLLAFSDVADGVLVSTPLGSSAYARSAGGSVIDPDAEVLEIVPVNSTARRPPYVVPLKKRIEILDVKSRFLPELIADGRIRTPLAEGKAKIWAGSTARLLRPIAVRANAEPAPRLSPSMRYVYKVLEERGPLTARALAELTGLPLRTVEYALSALRRAGLVEAKRAGGLRVYSIRG
- the purB gene encoding adenylosuccinate lyase, translated to MISPFDWRYGTQEVRALFTPKSFVETYLEVERALVCALEELGVAERGCCEAVGRARVKPEEVYELERKTGHDILSLVSLLEERSGCRFVHYGATSNDVIDTAWALLIGRALGVIKRKAREVGSLLAGLADRYKGLEMVGRTHGQWAEPITLGFKFANYYYELYIACRQLSLAEELIKAKIGGAVGTMAAWGELGPRLRELVAKRLGLSYHPISTQVAPRESFAILAFSLALLASVFERLAVEVRELSRPEIGEVIERGGGSSAMPHKANPTTSERVVSLARYVRALVDVALENVALWHERDLTNSANERVWIPEAFLAVDEILEGARRVLQNVHIDEERIRENLGRALPYILTEFHMNRMVREGASRAEAYSKARGIRAVTDDYKRWPVEKLVEDALSLKLCE